From a single Streptomyces misionensis genomic region:
- the femX gene encoding peptidoglycan bridge formation glycyltransferase FemX, which produces MSLTLRTISREQHLAYIQSLPSASHMQVPAWADVKAEWRSENLGWFDERTGQLVGVGLVLYRQLPKIKRYLAYLPEGPVINWYAPNLDDWIQPMLAHLKQQGAFSVKMGPPVIIRRWNAETIKKGIQDQDVKRLRDLEADFIEPRAFEVADKLRRMGWQQGEDGGAGFGDVQPRYVYQVPLANRSLEEVHKNFNQLWRRNIKKAEKAGVEVVQGGYQDLAEWQRLYEITAVRDHFRPRPLSYFQRMWTALNTEDPNRMRLYFARHNGVNLSAATMLIVGGHVWYSYGASDNIGREVRPSNAMQWRMLRDAYALGATVYDLRGISDSLDESDHLFGLIQFKVGTGGQAAEYLGEWDFPLNKLLHKALDIYMSRR; this is translated from the coding sequence ATGAGCCTGACCCTGAGGACCATCAGCCGCGAGCAACATCTGGCCTACATCCAGAGCCTGCCGTCGGCGAGTCACATGCAGGTCCCGGCCTGGGCAGACGTGAAGGCGGAATGGCGCTCGGAGAACCTCGGCTGGTTCGACGAGCGCACCGGCCAGCTGGTCGGCGTGGGCCTGGTCCTCTACCGCCAGCTGCCCAAGATCAAGCGCTACCTCGCCTACCTGCCCGAGGGCCCGGTCATCAACTGGTACGCGCCGAACCTGGACGACTGGATCCAGCCGATGCTGGCGCACCTGAAGCAGCAGGGCGCCTTCTCCGTGAAGATGGGCCCGCCGGTGATCATCCGGCGCTGGAACGCCGAGACGATCAAGAAGGGCATCCAGGATCAGGACGTCAAGCGCCTGCGCGACCTGGAGGCCGACTTCATCGAGCCGCGCGCCTTCGAGGTGGCCGACAAGCTGCGCCGCATGGGCTGGCAGCAGGGCGAGGACGGCGGCGCCGGCTTCGGCGACGTGCAGCCCCGCTACGTCTACCAGGTGCCGCTGGCGAACCGTTCCCTGGAAGAGGTCCACAAGAACTTCAACCAGCTGTGGCGACGCAACATCAAGAAGGCCGAGAAGGCCGGCGTCGAGGTCGTCCAGGGCGGTTACCAGGACCTCGCCGAGTGGCAGCGGCTGTACGAGATCACGGCCGTGCGCGACCACTTCCGGCCCCGGCCGCTGTCGTACTTCCAGCGCATGTGGACGGCCCTCAACACCGAGGACCCCAACCGCATGCGGCTGTACTTCGCCCGGCACAACGGCGTGAACCTCTCCGCGGCGACGATGCTGATCGTCGGCGGCCACGTCTGGTACTCCTACGGCGCCTCCGACAACATCGGCCGCGAGGTCCGGCCCTCGAACGCGATGCAGTGGCGGATGCTGCGCGACGCCTACGCGCTCGGCGCCACCGTCTACGACCTGCGCGGCATCTCCGACTCCCTGGACGAGTCCGACCACCTGTTCGGCCTGATCCAGTTCAAGGTCGGCACGGGCGGCCAGGCCGCGGAGTACCTCGGCGAATGGGACTTCCCGCTGAACAAGCTGCTCCACAAGGCGCTCGACATCTACATGTCGCGCCGCTGA
- the rpsF gene encoding 30S ribosomal protein S6, translated as MRHYEVMVILDPDLEERAVSPLIENFMSVVRDGGGKVEKVDTWGRRRLAYEIKKKPEGIYSVIDLQAEPAVVKELDRQMNLNESVLRTKVLRPETH; from the coding sequence ATGCGTCACTACGAGGTGATGGTCATCCTCGACCCCGATCTCGAGGAGCGTGCGGTCTCCCCGCTGATCGAGAACTTCATGTCCGTCGTCCGTGATGGCGGCGGCAAGGTGGAGAAGGTCGACACCTGGGGCCGTCGTCGTCTCGCCTACGAGATCAAGAAGAAGCCCGAGGGCATCTACTCGGTCATCGACCTGCAGGCCGAGCCTGCGGTCGTCAAGGAGCTCGACCGGCAGATGAACCTGAACGAGTCGGTCCTCCGGACCAAGGTCCTCCGTCCCGAGACCCACTGA
- a CDS encoding single-stranded DNA-binding protein — MAGETVITVIGNLVDDPELRFTPSGAAVAKFRVASTPRTFDRQTNEWKDGESLFLTCSVWRQAAENVAESLQRGMRVIVQGRLKQRSYEDREGVKRTVYELDVDEVGPSLRNATAKVTKTSGGGGRGGQGGYGGGGGQGGGGWGGGPGGGQQGGGAPADDPWATGAPAGGNQGGGGWGGGSGGGGGYSDEPPF, encoded by the coding sequence ATGGCAGGCGAGACCGTCATCACGGTCATCGGCAATCTTGTCGACGACCCCGAGCTGCGCTTCACCCCGTCCGGTGCGGCGGTCGCGAAGTTCCGCGTCGCGTCCACTCCCCGCACTTTCGACCGTCAGACCAACGAGTGGAAGGACGGCGAGAGCCTCTTCCTGACCTGCTCGGTCTGGCGCCAGGCGGCGGAGAACGTCGCCGAGTCGCTCCAGCGAGGCATGCGCGTGATCGTGCAGGGCCGGCTGAAGCAGCGGTCCTACGAGGACCGTGAGGGCGTCAAGCGCACGGTCTACGAGCTGGACGTCGACGAGGTCGGCCCCAGCCTGCGCAATGCCACGGCCAAGGTCACCAAGACCTCCGGCGGCGGCGGTCGCGGTGGCCAGGGCGGTTACGGCGGCGGTGGCGGCCAGGGTGGCGGCGGCTGGGGCGGCGGCCCCGGTGGCGGCCAGCAGGGCGGCGGCGCTCCGGCTGACGACCCGTGGGCGACCGGCGCTCCCGCCGGTGGCAACCAGGGTGGCGGCGGCTGGGGCGGTGGCTCCGGCGGCGGTGGCGGCTACTCGGACGAGCCTCCCTTCTAG
- the rpsR gene encoding 30S ribosomal protein S18 gives MAKPPVRKPKKKVCAFCKDKVTYVDYKDTNMLRKFISDRGKIRARRVTGNCTQHQRDVATAVKNSREMALLPYTSTAR, from the coding sequence ATGGCGAAGCCGCCTGTGCGCAAGCCGAAGAAGAAGGTCTGCGCTTTCTGCAAGGACAAGGTCACGTACGTGGACTACAAGGACACGAACATGCTGCGGAAGTTCATTTCCGACCGCGGCAAGATCCGTGCCCGCCGCGTGACCGGCAACTGCACCCAGCACCAGCGTGACGTCGCCACGGCTGTGAAGAACAGCCGTGAGATGGCGCTGCTGCCCTACACGTCCACCGCGCGCTAA
- the rplI gene encoding 50S ribosomal protein L9 has protein sequence MKIILTHEVSGLGAAGDVVDVKDGYARNYLIPRKFAIRWTKGGEKDVEQIRRARKIHEIQTIEQANQIKAQLEGVKVRLAVRSGDSGRLFGSVTPADIASAIKASGGPEVDKRRVELSAPIKTLGAHETSVRLHPEVAAKVNIEVVAG, from the coding sequence ATGAAGATCATCCTCACCCACGAGGTGTCCGGCCTCGGTGCCGCCGGCGACGTCGTCGACGTCAAGGACGGCTACGCTCGCAACTACCTGATCCCGCGGAAGTTCGCTATCCGCTGGACCAAGGGCGGCGAGAAGGACGTCGAGCAGATCCGTCGTGCTCGCAAGATCCACGAGATCCAGACCATCGAGCAGGCCAACCAGATCAAGGCCCAGCTCGAGGGCGTGAAGGTCCGCCTGGCCGTTCGCTCCGGCGACTCCGGCCGTCTCTTCGGTTCCGTCACCCCGGCCGACATCGCGTCCGCGATCAAGGCTTCCGGTGGCCCCGAGGTCGACAAGCGCCGTGTGGAGCTGTCCGCTCCGATCAAGACCCTGGGCGCCCACGAGACGTCCGTGCGTCTGCACCCCGAGGTGGCCGCCAAGGTCAACATCGAGGTCGTCGCGGGCTGA
- a CDS encoding MATE family efflux transporter, translating to MTQAPEIPEATRRRHDREIVALAVPAFGALVAEPLFVMVDSAIVGHLGTAQLAGLGVASALLTTAVSVFVFLAYATTAAVARRTGAGDLRGAIRQGMDGIWLALLLGCAVIAVVLPLAPGIVDLFGASSTAAPYATTYLRISSLGIPAMLMVLAATGVLRGLQDTRTPLYVAVAGFIANAVLNASLVYGAGLGIAGSAWGTVVAQCGMAAVYLTVVVRGARRHGASLRPDAAGIRASAQAGVPLLVRTLSLRAILMIATAVAARLGDADIAAHQIVLSLWNLLAFALDAIAIAGQAIIGRYLGAGDAQGARDACRRMVCWGIATGVVLGLLVVAARPLFLPLFTGDAVVKDAALPALLMVALSQPICGIVFVLDGVLMGAGDGPYLAWAMLLTLAVFVPVALLLPTLGGGLTALWAAMTLMMTTRMATLWWRSRSGRWIVTGATR from the coding sequence ATGACTCAGGCTCCCGAGATCCCCGAGGCCACCCGGCGGCGGCACGACCGAGAGATCGTCGCGCTGGCCGTCCCGGCCTTCGGCGCACTCGTCGCCGAGCCCCTCTTCGTCATGGTGGACAGCGCGATCGTCGGCCATCTCGGCACCGCACAGCTCGCCGGTCTCGGCGTCGCCTCCGCACTGCTGACCACCGCCGTGAGCGTGTTCGTCTTCCTCGCCTACGCCACCACTGCCGCCGTGGCCCGCCGCACGGGCGCGGGCGATCTCCGCGGCGCCATCCGCCAGGGCATGGACGGCATCTGGCTGGCGCTGCTGCTCGGGTGCGCCGTCATCGCCGTCGTCCTTCCCCTGGCCCCCGGCATCGTGGACCTCTTCGGCGCCTCATCCACGGCCGCCCCCTACGCCACGACATATCTGCGCATCTCCTCCCTGGGCATCCCGGCCATGCTCATGGTGCTCGCCGCCACCGGCGTGCTGCGCGGCCTCCAGGACACCAGGACCCCGCTCTATGTCGCCGTCGCCGGTTTCATCGCCAACGCCGTCCTCAACGCGAGCCTGGTCTACGGCGCCGGACTCGGCATCGCCGGCTCGGCCTGGGGCACGGTCGTCGCGCAGTGCGGGATGGCGGCCGTCTATCTGACCGTGGTCGTGCGCGGCGCCCGTCGGCACGGAGCCTCCCTCCGCCCGGACGCGGCCGGCATCCGCGCCTCCGCACAGGCCGGCGTACCCCTGCTGGTCCGCACCCTGTCGCTGCGCGCCATCCTCATGATCGCCACCGCGGTCGCGGCCCGGCTCGGGGATGCCGACATCGCCGCCCACCAGATCGTCCTGTCCCTGTGGAACCTGCTCGCCTTCGCGCTCGACGCGATCGCCATCGCGGGGCAGGCCATCATCGGCCGCTACCTCGGGGCGGGCGATGCCCAGGGTGCTCGTGACGCCTGCCGGCGAATGGTCTGTTGGGGCATCGCGACCGGTGTCGTCCTCGGGCTGCTCGTGGTCGCCGCGCGTCCGCTCTTCCTCCCGCTGTTCACCGGTGACGCGGTGGTCAAGGACGCGGCGCTGCCCGCTCTGCTGATGGTGGCGCTGTCACAGCCCATCTGCGGAATCGTCTTCGTCCTGGACGGAGTCCTGATGGGCGCGGGCGACGGGCCCTATCTGGCCTGGGCCATGCTGCTGACCCTGGCGGTGTTCGTGCCGGTCGCCCTGCTCCTCCCGACGCTCGGTGGCGGACTGACCGCGCTGTGGGCCGCGATGACGCTGATGATGACCACCCGCATGGCGACCCTGTGGTGGCGCAGCCGCTCGGGCCGCTGGATCGTGACGGGCGCGACCCGCTGA
- the dnaB gene encoding replicative DNA helicase yields MSISEPLDDPWADSGPSDRLPASRRRPDGGRGRDEQHDRGRDNASWDGGGSSFERVPPQDLDAEQSVLGGMLLSKDAIADVVEILKGHDFYKPAHETIYQAILDVYAKGEPADPITIAAELTKRGEINKVGGAAYLHSLVQTVPTAANAEYYAEIVHERAVLRRLVEAGTRITQMGYAADGDVDEIVNSAQAEIYAVTEQRTSEDYLPLGDIMEGALDEIEAIGSRSGEMTGVPTGFTDFDSLTNGLHPGQMIVIAARPAMGKSTLALDFARAAAIKHNLPSVIFSLEMGRNEIAMRLLSAEARVALHHMRSGTMTDEDWTRLARRMPDVSAAPLYIDDSPNLSMMEIRAKCRRLKQRNDLKLVVIDYLQLMQSGGSKRAESRQQEVSDMSRNLKLLAKELEIPVIALSQLNRGPEQRTDKKPMVSDLRESGSIEQDADMVILLHREDAYEKESPRAGEADLIVAKHRNGPTATITVAFQGHYSRFVDMAQT; encoded by the coding sequence GTGAGCATTTCCGAGCCCTTGGACGATCCGTGGGCGGACAGCGGGCCCAGTGATCGTCTGCCGGCTTCCCGTCGGCGTCCCGACGGCGGCCGGGGTCGTGACGAGCAGCACGACCGGGGCCGGGACAACGCTTCCTGGGACGGCGGCGGTTCCTCCTTCGAGCGGGTGCCCCCGCAGGACCTCGACGCCGAGCAGTCGGTGCTGGGCGGCATGCTGCTGTCCAAGGACGCCATCGCCGACGTCGTGGAGATCCTCAAGGGCCACGACTTCTACAAGCCCGCGCACGAGACGATCTACCAGGCGATCCTGGACGTCTACGCCAAGGGCGAGCCGGCCGACCCGATCACCATCGCCGCGGAGCTCACCAAGCGCGGCGAGATCAACAAGGTCGGCGGCGCCGCGTACCTGCACAGTCTGGTGCAGACCGTGCCGACGGCGGCCAACGCCGAGTACTACGCGGAGATCGTCCACGAGCGCGCCGTCCTGCGCCGGCTGGTCGAGGCCGGAACGCGCATCACCCAGATGGGATACGCGGCCGACGGCGACGTGGACGAGATCGTCAACAGCGCCCAGGCCGAGATCTACGCCGTCACCGAGCAGCGCACCAGTGAGGACTATCTGCCGCTGGGCGACATCATGGAGGGCGCCCTCGACGAGATCGAGGCGATCGGCTCGCGCAGCGGCGAGATGACGGGTGTGCCGACCGGCTTCACCGACTTCGACTCGCTCACCAACGGTCTGCACCCCGGTCAGATGATCGTCATCGCGGCCCGTCCCGCCATGGGCAAGTCGACGCTCGCCCTGGACTTCGCGCGGGCCGCGGCCATCAAGCACAACCTGCCGAGCGTCATCTTCTCGCTCGAAATGGGGCGCAACGAGATCGCGATGCGTCTGCTGTCCGCCGAGGCCCGGGTCGCCCTGCACCACATGCGCTCCGGCACGATGACCGACGAGGACTGGACCCGGCTCGCCCGCCGCATGCCGGACGTCTCGGCCGCCCCGCTCTACATCGACGACTCCCCGAACCTGTCGATGATGGAGATCCGGGCCAAGTGCCGCCGGCTCAAGCAGCGCAACGACCTGAAGCTGGTCGTCATCGACTATCTCCAGCTGATGCAGTCCGGCGGCTCCAAGCGCGCCGAGAGCCGTCAGCAGGAGGTCTCGGACATGTCCCGTAACCTCAAGCTGCTCGCCAAGGAGCTGGAGATCCCGGTCATCGCGCTGTCCCAGCTCAACCGTGGTCCCGAGCAGCGCACCGACAAGAAGCCGATGGTCTCCGACCTGCGTGAGTCCGGCTCGATCGAGCAGGACGCCGACATGGTCATCCTGCTGCACCGCGAAGACGCCTACGAGAAGGAGTCCCCGCGCGCGGGCGAGGCCGACCTGATCGTCGCCAAGCACCGTAACGGTCCCACGGCCACCATCACGGTCGCCTTCCAGGGCCACTACTCGCGCTTCGTGGACATGGCCCAGACCTGA
- a CDS encoding serine hydrolase domain-containing protein, whose product MTTSQDALLPGTQRALLHRIAVAQREGRTPSLVAAVVRDGQTVWHGARSSVEGHAPDENVQYRIGSITKTFTAVLVMRLRDEGVLDLGDPLDKHLPGTAVGQATIAQLLAHTAGVAAESPGPWWERTPGSLRPELGDVLGEQPLLHPAGRLHHYSNTGYTLLGALVEELRGAPWEEVLRREILEPLGLHRTSPRPQAPHAGGWAVHPWADALLPEPAEDLGRMASAGQLWSTTGDLARFAVFLAHGDERVLSAESVLEMRTPAAPAEAPDVVDGASYGLGMQLTTRDGRLLVGHSGSLPGFLANLTISVEDDLAAVVLTNCTSGPSLGTVGADLVRIVAEAEPRIPEPWRPLREVDPAVLELAGQWYWGTGAFGLRVTADGLLSLAPLTGGGRSSRFRSNGDGTWTGLEDYYAGELLRPVRRPDGSLSHLDLGSFVFTRQPYDPEAPVPGGVDPEGWRGLS is encoded by the coding sequence ATGACGACTTCACAGGACGCGCTGCTCCCGGGGACGCAGCGCGCATTGCTGCACAGGATCGCCGTCGCCCAGCGCGAGGGACGGACACCGTCGCTGGTCGCCGCCGTGGTGCGGGACGGGCAAACCGTGTGGCACGGGGCGCGCAGCTCGGTGGAGGGGCACGCGCCGGACGAGAACGTGCAGTACCGGATCGGGTCCATCACCAAGACCTTCACGGCCGTACTGGTGATGCGGCTGCGCGACGAGGGTGTGCTCGACCTCGGTGATCCGTTGGACAAGCATCTGCCGGGTACCGCCGTGGGGCAGGCCACGATCGCCCAACTGCTCGCGCACACGGCCGGGGTGGCGGCCGAGTCCCCCGGCCCCTGGTGGGAGCGGACCCCGGGCTCGCTCCGGCCCGAGCTGGGCGATGTACTCGGCGAGCAGCCCCTGCTGCACCCCGCGGGGCGGCTGCACCACTACTCCAACACCGGCTACACGCTGCTCGGCGCGCTGGTGGAGGAGCTGCGCGGCGCCCCCTGGGAAGAGGTGCTGCGCCGGGAGATCCTCGAACCGCTCGGCCTGCACCGCACCAGTCCCCGGCCGCAGGCCCCGCACGCGGGCGGCTGGGCGGTGCATCCGTGGGCCGACGCGCTGCTGCCGGAGCCGGCGGAGGACCTGGGCCGGATGGCGTCCGCCGGCCAGCTGTGGTCGACCACGGGGGACCTGGCGCGGTTCGCTGTCTTCCTGGCCCATGGCGACGAGCGGGTGCTGAGCGCGGAGTCGGTGCTGGAGATGCGGACCCCGGCGGCGCCGGCCGAGGCCCCCGATGTGGTGGACGGGGCCAGCTACGGCCTCGGGATGCAGCTCACCACCCGCGACGGGCGACTGCTGGTCGGCCACTCCGGCTCGCTGCCCGGCTTCCTGGCCAACCTCACCATCAGCGTGGAGGACGATCTGGCCGCGGTGGTGCTCACCAACTGCACCAGCGGGCCGTCGCTGGGGACGGTGGGCGCCGATCTCGTGCGGATCGTCGCCGAGGCGGAGCCGCGGATCCCCGAGCCCTGGCGCCCGCTGCGGGAGGTCGACCCGGCGGTTCTGGAACTGGCCGGACAGTGGTACTGGGGGACCGGTGCCTTCGGGCTGCGGGTGACGGCCGATGGTCTGCTCTCGCTCGCTCCTCTGACCGGCGGCGGTCGCAGCTCCCGTTTCCGCTCGAACGGGGACGGCACCTGGACGGGGCTGGAGGACTACTACGCCGGTGAGCTGCTGCGGCCCGTGCGCCGGCCGGACGGGTCGCTGAGCCACCTCGACCTCGGCTCGTTCGTGTTCACCCGGCAGCCGTACGACCCCGAGGCGCCGGTGCCCGGTGGTGTGGACCCGGAGGGCTGGCGGGGCCTCTCCTGA
- a CDS encoding GNAT family N-acetyltransferase, which translates to MGDLEIRAATADDLPAIIAMLADDPLGAQRESPDDPAPYQAALKRLEADPNQHLVVAVRDGRVIGTLQLTTIPGLSHRGATRALIEAVRIHADERGSGLGTELIQWAIDTARRLGCRMVQLTSDKARTDAHRFYERLGFTASHEGFKLRL; encoded by the coding sequence ATGGGAGATCTTGAGATACGGGCGGCGACCGCCGACGACCTTCCGGCGATCATCGCCATGCTCGCCGACGACCCGCTGGGCGCGCAGCGGGAGTCGCCCGACGATCCCGCGCCGTACCAGGCGGCGCTGAAGCGGCTGGAGGCGGACCCGAACCAGCATCTCGTCGTCGCCGTGCGCGACGGCCGGGTGATCGGGACCCTCCAGCTCACCACCATCCCCGGGCTTTCCCACCGGGGCGCGACACGAGCGCTCATCGAGGCCGTGCGCATCCACGCCGACGAGCGCGGCAGCGGGCTGGGCACCGAACTGATCCAGTGGGCCATCGACACGGCCCGGCGGCTCGGCTGCCGGATGGTGCAGTTGACGTCCGACAAGGCCCGTACCGACGCCCACCGCTTCTACGAGCGGCTCGGCTTCACCGCCTCGCACGAGGGCTTCAAGCTTCGCCTCTGA
- a CDS encoding MarR family winged helix-turn-helix transcriptional regulator, with protein MTATDPALTALAQGWCALSALHGKIEAHIERALQAQHDLSVREYSLLDVLSRQHDGEGGHLQMKQVADAVVLSQSATTRLVTRLEDRGLLERYLCPTDRRGIYTNVTEQGLRLLEKARPTNDAALREALDKASENPELAPLVKVVESLNVPA; from the coding sequence ATGACAGCGACGGACCCCGCGCTCACCGCCCTCGCTCAGGGCTGGTGCGCCCTCTCTGCGCTGCACGGGAAGATCGAGGCGCACATCGAGCGCGCCCTGCAGGCGCAGCACGACCTCAGCGTGCGCGAGTACTCACTGCTCGACGTACTGAGCCGGCAGCACGACGGCGAGGGCGGGCATCTCCAGATGAAGCAGGTCGCCGACGCGGTCGTGCTCAGCCAGAGCGCCACCACCCGTCTGGTGACCCGCCTGGAGGACCGCGGCCTGCTGGAGCGCTACCTGTGCCCCACCGACCGGCGTGGCATCTACACCAACGTCACCGAGCAGGGCCTGCGGCTGCTGGAGAAGGCACGGCCCACCAATGACGCCGCCCTGCGCGAGGCGCTGGACAAGGCATCGGAGAACCCCGAACTGGCCCCACTGGTCAAGGTCGTGGAGTCGCTGAACGTGCCCGCGTAG
- a CDS encoding MFS transporter has protein sequence MPLALLALAIGAFGIGTTEFVIMGLLPEVAGDFGVSIPTAGLLVTGYALGVVIGAPLMTVLGTKIPRKRMLMVLMGLFIAGNLLSALAPAFAVMLIGRVVASLAHGAFFGIGSVVAAELVAPQKKAGAIAMMFTGLTVANVVGVPLGTLVGQHVGWRVTFAIVAALGVVGLAGIAKLVPELPRPEGVHLRHELAAFKNAQVLLAMAMTVLGFGGVFAAITYIAPMMTHVAGFADGSVTWLLVLFGIGMVGGNLIGGRFADRALMPMLYVSLGALALVLALFTLTAHNKIAAAVTIALIGALGFATVPPLQKRVLDQAHGAPTLASAVNIGAFNLGNALSAWLGGLVISAGFGYTAPNWVGAVLAAAALVLAVLSAALERRDTARGTVVASGAPSGRHAAVHH, from the coding sequence ATGCCTCTCGCGCTTCTGGCCCTCGCGATCGGGGCCTTCGGAATCGGGACCACCGAGTTCGTGATCATGGGCTTGCTGCCCGAGGTCGCGGGTGATTTCGGGGTCTCCATCCCCACGGCCGGCCTGCTGGTGACCGGCTACGCGCTCGGTGTGGTCATCGGCGCCCCGCTGATGACCGTGCTCGGCACCAAGATCCCGCGCAAGCGGATGCTGATGGTGCTGATGGGCCTCTTCATCGCGGGCAACCTGCTGTCCGCGCTGGCCCCCGCCTTCGCGGTCATGCTGATCGGCCGCGTGGTCGCCTCGCTCGCCCACGGAGCCTTCTTCGGCATCGGCTCGGTCGTGGCGGCCGAGCTGGTCGCGCCGCAGAAGAAGGCCGGCGCCATCGCCATGATGTTCACCGGCCTGACCGTCGCCAATGTCGTCGGTGTCCCGCTGGGCACCCTGGTGGGCCAGCACGTCGGCTGGCGCGTCACCTTCGCGATCGTCGCCGCGCTCGGCGTGGTCGGCCTCGCCGGCATCGCCAAGCTGGTGCCCGAGCTGCCCCGCCCCGAGGGCGTGCACCTGCGGCACGAGCTGGCCGCCTTCAAGAACGCCCAGGTCCTGCTCGCCATGGCGATGACCGTCCTCGGTTTCGGCGGTGTCTTCGCGGCCATCACCTACATCGCGCCGATGATGACCCACGTCGCCGGCTTCGCCGACGGCTCGGTCACCTGGCTGCTGGTCCTGTTCGGCATCGGCATGGTCGGCGGCAACCTCATCGGCGGCAGGTTCGCCGACCGCGCCCTGATGCCGATGCTGTACGTCTCGCTGGGCGCCCTGGCCCTCGTCCTCGCCCTGTTCACGCTGACCGCCCACAACAAGATCGCGGCCGCCGTGACCATCGCCCTCATCGGCGCCCTCGGCTTCGCCACCGTCCCGCCGCTGCAGAAGCGCGTCCTGGACCAGGCGCACGGCGCGCCCACGCTCGCCTCGGCCGTGAACATCGGCGCCTTCAACCTGGGCAACGCGCTCTCCGCCTGGCTCGGCGGCCTGGTGATCTCGGCCGGCTTCGGCTACACGGCCCCCAACTGGGTCGGTGCCGTCCTCGCGGCGGCCGCGCTGGTCCTCGCCGTCCTCTCGGCTGCCCTGGAGCGCCGTGACACCGCCCGCGGAACCGTGGTCGCCTCCGGCGCCCCCAGCGGCCGGCACGCCGCCGTCCACCACTGA
- a CDS encoding GlcG/HbpS family heme-binding protein codes for MTTTAVAPLTIEDAELLVATARRAAEEAGVTVSVTVLDAGGHLLAFRRDDRAVLISGETSTRKAYTALQLNTPTADLVDAVQPGGLFHTLPTALDRPLLFIAGGVPVHRDGRLIGAIGVGGGAPEQDHGFATAAVRALA; via the coding sequence ATGACCACCACCGCCGTCGCCCCGCTCACCATCGAGGACGCCGAGCTGCTGGTCGCCACCGCCCGCCGAGCGGCCGAGGAGGCGGGAGTCACCGTCAGCGTCACCGTCCTCGACGCGGGCGGCCACCTGCTCGCCTTCCGCCGGGACGACCGGGCCGTGCTGATCTCCGGCGAGACCAGCACCCGCAAGGCCTACACCGCGCTCCAGCTGAACACCCCCACCGCCGACCTGGTCGACGCCGTTCAGCCGGGCGGCCTCTTCCACACGCTGCCCACGGCCCTCGACCGGCCGCTGCTGTTCATCGCGGGAGGCGTCCCCGTCCACCGGGACGGCCGGCTGATCGGTGCCATCGGCGTCGGTGGCGGGGCGCCCGAGCAGGACCACGGCTTCGCCACCGCGGCCGTTCGGGCCCTCGCCTGA
- a CDS encoding GNAT family N-acetyltransferase produces MPTPSLDALPIRRLTLRDLTACADLSEDRGWPREEHKWGFLLTAGRGFGIDDPQGGLVAACVLTEYGTWERPELGAVGMVLVAERHARRGVGRRLMRHVLSVMDGTPLTLYATENGRPLYEELGFKVTGRAEMLRGRFTPGGPETGVRTRAATAEDLAGILRLDEEVFGADRTPLIARLPAFADQLRVAEEDGRITGYTAAWPNMDTHVVGPLIARDTETARALITSLAAGTDRPLRTDIDVRHEELLAWAKARGLASVVCTSVMAYGTNELPGDWTRRFAPLTVAAG; encoded by the coding sequence GTGCCAACTCCTTCCCTCGACGCTCTGCCCATTCGTCGTCTGACGCTCCGCGATCTCACCGCCTGCGCCGACCTGTCCGAGGACCGGGGGTGGCCACGCGAGGAACACAAGTGGGGCTTCCTCCTCACGGCAGGACGGGGCTTCGGTATCGACGACCCGCAGGGCGGCCTCGTCGCCGCCTGCGTCCTCACCGAGTACGGAACCTGGGAGCGGCCGGAACTCGGCGCCGTCGGCATGGTCCTCGTCGCCGAGCGCCATGCCCGTCGGGGCGTCGGACGCCGCCTGATGCGCCATGTGCTGTCGGTCATGGACGGCACCCCGTTGACCCTCTACGCCACGGAGAACGGCCGCCCGCTCTACGAGGAGCTGGGCTTCAAGGTGACGGGGCGGGCGGAGATGCTCAGGGGCCGCTTCACGCCCGGCGGGCCGGAGACCGGGGTGCGGACGCGCGCCGCCACCGCGGAGGACCTGGCCGGGATCCTGCGGCTGGACGAGGAGGTGTTCGGCGCCGACCGGACGCCCCTCATCGCCCGACTGCCCGCCTTCGCGGACCAGCTCCGGGTGGCCGAGGAGGACGGCCGGATCACCGGTTACACGGCCGCGTGGCCGAACATGGACACCCATGTCGTCGGCCCGCTGATCGCCCGGGACACGGAGACCGCGCGGGCGCTGATCACCTCCCTGGCGGCCGGCACGGACCGTCCGCTGCGCACCGACATCGACGTACGTCACGAGGAGCTGCTGGCGTGGGCCAAGGCGCGTGGCCTGGCGTCCGTGGTGTGCACCTCGGTGATGGCCTACGGCACCAACGAGCTGCCCGGTGACTGGACGCGTCGGTTCGCCCCGCTGACGGTGGCCGCCGGCTGA